CCGGTGGACTCCGTGGCGGTGCCGCCGGCGGATTCCGTGGTGTCGTCGGCCACCGCGTCGATCTCGGGAGTCACCGCGGACTCCTCGTCGATCGGCTCGTCGGCGTCGGTCACCGTGGCGGTGTCCTCGGTGCGGACGTCACGGACCGCGGCGCGCAGCCAGGTGGTGACGACGTCCTCCGCGATCTCCAGGTCGACCGTGGTGTCGTCGGCCTCGACCACGGTGCCCAACAGCCCCGACGTGGTGGTGACGCGGTCGCCGACCTTCAGGGCTGCCTGCATGGTGTTGACCTTCTCCGCTTCGCGCTTCTGGCGGCGGACGCCGAGAAACATCGGCACGAGCAGGGCTACCAGTAGCAGCGGAAACAGCAGTTCCATCGTCGTCGTCGGTCCCTAGTCTCTGGGGTGGTCTGGGTGCGTACCCCCACAGTCTGCCAGCTACTACGGGTCCTGCCACATTCGCACGCCTGGAGTCCGCAGAATTGTCGGTGGTCGGGGCGTTCGCACCCGTTTCGTCCGATCCCGGACGGCGGTCCGGAATCGTCAGGCGGCGCCGCGACCGTAGGTGTAGTCGTCGAGCGGGAAGCTCACCGCCTCGCGATGGGTGGTGACCGTGCTGTTCGGACGCAGCAGGGCCGCCTCGCCGTGCTGGTTGAAGTAGTAGCTGCGCGCGGTGGCACAACTGCCCGCGTAGAACACCGAGGAATCCAGTTTGGCGGTCACCCGGTCGAGGAAGCGCGTGTTGGCCGCCTCGGTGACCTCGAAGACCCGCTCGCCGCGCCGGGACAACTCCCCGAACAACCGGCCCATATGCTTCATCTGCGCCTCGATGGTCGTGAAGTACGACAGGCCGCTGTACGAATACGGGCTGTTCAGCGACAGGAAGTTCGGGAACCGCGGGATCGTGATGCCCTCGTACGCCTGGAATCGGCTGTCGCGCCAGAACTTTCCGAGGTTCACCCCCTCGCGGCCGATGATCTCGAAGGCGGGGAAGTTGACGTCCCACAGGTTGAATCCGGTGGCGAGGATCAGCGTGTCGATCTCCGTCTTGCGCCCGTCGGCGGTGACGATGCCGTCGGCCTCCAGGTGGTCGATGGCGCCGGTCTCCAGTCGCACGTGCGGCTCGTTGAAGGTCCGGAAGTAGGTGTTGGAGAAGGTGGGCCGCTTACATCCGAAGTCGTAGTGCGGGGTGAGCTTGCGGCGGGTCTCCGCGTCGCGGACCTGCGCGCGCAGATGCGCCTTCGCCAGCAGCGCGGCGGCGCGGTTGCCGAGCCGGGCCTGCTTGAAGTGCAACACCCCGGTCACCATCAGCAGTTCCAGCGCACCGGTGTTGACCAGCCGGGCGGCCTTCTGGGTGACCGGCACCCGCGCGAACAGCCGCTGCACGGTTCCGGGAATCGCGGTGTCGACCTTCGGCACCACCCAGATCGGGGTGCGCTGGAAGACGGTCAGCGCGGCGGCCCGCTCGGCCACCTCCGGCACCAGCTGTACCGCCGTCGCGCCGGTGCCGATGATCGCGGCGCGGCGATCGCGCAGGTCGTAGTCGTCGTCCCACGCGGTGGTGTGCAGGATCCGGCCGCGGAAGGCGTCGATACCCGGGAACGCCGGGGTGTAGGGCTGGGACAGGAAGCCGGTCGCGGTGAGCAGGTACCGGGCGGTGAGGGTCTGCGTGCCGCCGGTGGCCGGCTCGTCGACGGTGACCACCCAGTGCTGCTGTTCCTCGTCCCAGCGCGCGCCGGAGACGCTGCGGCCGAACCGCATCCGCCGGCGCAGGTCGTACTTGTCCGCGACGTGCCCGGCGTAGCGCTTCAGCTCCGCGCCGGGCGCGAACAGCCGCGACCAGTACGGATTCGGTTCGAAGGAATACGAGTAGGTGACCGAGGCGATGTCCACGGCCAGACCGGGATAGCGGTTGACGTGCCAGGTCCCGCCGAGGTCGTCCTCCCGTTCCAGGATCAGGTAATCGCGCAGGCCGAGCCGGTCCAGCTGGATACCGGCGCCCATCCCGCCGAATCCGGCGCCGACCACGATCGCATCGTACTGAGGTGCCACGACGAACCTCCCCGCTACTCAAAGTATCCGTTACAGGATGACACATTATTCTGCACCGGCCCCGCCGGGCAATGGGCGGAAACCGGCCCGGCCGGCCCGCGTCCGGCCGATCGGTTGCGACAATAGGCCGGTGAATCCCCACGAAGTGCGACGGATGCGGTTCGGCCGGGCG
This DNA window, taken from Nocardia sp. BMG111209, encodes the following:
- a CDS encoding NAD(P)/FAD-dependent oxidoreductase codes for the protein MAPQYDAIVVGAGFGGMGAGIQLDRLGLRDYLILEREDDLGGTWHVNRYPGLAVDIASVTYSYSFEPNPYWSRLFAPGAELKRYAGHVADKYDLRRRMRFGRSVSGARWDEEQQHWVVTVDEPATGGTQTLTARYLLTATGFLSQPYTPAFPGIDAFRGRILHTTAWDDDYDLRDRRAAIIGTGATAVQLVPEVAERAAALTVFQRTPIWVVPKVDTAIPGTVQRLFARVPVTQKAARLVNTGALELLMVTGVLHFKQARLGNRAAALLAKAHLRAQVRDAETRRKLTPHYDFGCKRPTFSNTYFRTFNEPHVRLETGAIDHLEADGIVTADGRKTEIDTLILATGFNLWDVNFPAFEIIGREGVNLGKFWRDSRFQAYEGITIPRFPNFLSLNSPYSYSGLSYFTTIEAQMKHMGRLFGELSRRGERVFEVTEAANTRFLDRVTAKLDSSVFYAGSCATARSYYFNQHGEAALLRPNSTVTTHREAVSFPLDDYTYGRGAA